Genomic DNA from Sphingomonas hankookensis:
GCAGTCAGGTCCTTGCCGATCAGCGACTTCAGCTTCTTCTTGGCGGCCGACTGGTCGGCGACCGGCGCCAGTTCCCACGGGTCCTTGGCGGCCTGTTCGGCGAGGTCGATGATGCAGTCGACGATCTTCTTCGACGCTTCGTGCGCGAACACGACGGCGCCCAGCATGACCTCTTCCGACAGCTCCTTGGCTTCGGATTCGACCATCATCACCGCGTCGCCGGTGGCGGCGACGACCAGGTCGAGATCGCCTTCCTTCACCTGATCCAGCGTCGGGTTCAGGATATATTCGCCATTCTGATAGCCGACGCGCGCCGCGCCGATCGGGCCCATGAACGGCACGCCCGAAATGGTCAGCGCGGCGGACGCGGCGATCATCGCGACGATGTCCGGCTCGTTCTCGCCGTCATAGCTCAGCACCTGGGCGATGACGTTGATTTCGTTGTAGAAGCCTTCGGGGAACAGCGGGCGGATCGGACGGTCGATCAGGCGGCTGACCAGCGTTTCCTTTTCGGTGGCACCGCGTTCGCGCTTGAAGAAGCCGCCGGGGATGCGGCCCGCAGCCGAATACTTCTCCTGATAGTGGACGGTCAGCGGGAAGAAGTCTTGGCCTTCCTTGACCGAGCGTGCGGCGGTAACCGCGCACAGCACCACGGTTTCGCCGAGCGTCGCGATGACCGCGCCGTCGGCCTGGCGGGCGACACGGCCCGTTTCGAGGGTCAGCGTCTTGCCGCCCAGGTCCATGGTGCTTTTCTTGATATCGAACATTGCGTTTCCTTCGCGTCCGGCGGCCCTATGCACGCCGGGGCAGCTTGCAGATCAATGCCTGCGGAGTGAGCCGGTTCGGCTCGGACGGCGCTACCGAATTGTAGCGCGGTCTTATCGGTTTTCGTACCCCGGCGAAGGCCGGGGTCCAGTTGGTGTGGTTAGCGTGGAATGCGCTGCCGCGCATCGGTTTTCCTGGATCCCGGCCTCCGCCGGGATGACAAAAAGGGCGGCCTTTTGGGCCGCCCTTCCCGTCACTTCCGAAGGCCGAGCTTCGCGATCAGCGCGCTGTAGCGCTCCGCGTCCTTCTTCTTCAGATAGTCGAGCAGCGAACGCCGCTTGTTGACCAGCATCAGCAGACCGCGACGCGAATGATTGTCCTTCGCATGGGTCTTGAAGTGTTCGGTCAGGTTCTGGATGCGGGTGGTCAGGATCGCAACCTGCACTTCGGGGCTGCCGGTGTCGCCTTCGGCGCGGGCATGTTCCTTGATGAGGGCCTGACGGTTTTCAGCAGTGATCGACATCGAACGTCCTTTCTATTCGAGGTTGAAGCCGCGGACGACACGGGTTTCCCCGCCTTCGGTCTCGACCAGCGCCACCGGCACATCGTCCAGTGTCGCGAAGCCCAGACCGTCGTCCGCTGCAAACCCGATCAGTCGAAGCCCCTTGCGGAGCCGCCCTGCCTGATCGGGGTCGAGGGACAGAGCCGGGATGTCGTCCAGCCCCGCCCCCAGTGGCAGGAGCGTTTCTTCAAGCGCGTGGCCCTTACCCAATTCCGCCAGTTTGTCCAGCGAAATGGCCGATTGGAGGGTAAACGGCCCGGCCTTGGTCCGGCGGAGCATGGTGACATGGCCGACCGTGCCGAGTGCGAGGGCGATGTCGCGGGCGAGGGAGCGGATGTACGTGCCCTTGGAAACGAAGGCCGAGAGGGTGATTTCCTCCAGCTCCTTCCCGCTCACGGGGAGGGGGACCGCCGGCGCAGTCGGGGGTGGAAGGGGGCTGGCGACATCCACAGCGGTTGCGTTGCGAGGCGATCCCCCTTCACCAGCTTCGCTGGTCCCCCTCCCCGTGCCGGGGAGGATTTGCAGTGAGAACACCGTCACCTTGCGAGTCGCAAGGACCACCTCCTCACCCTTGCGCGCGAGGTCATAGGCACGCTCGCCATCGATCTTCAGCGCCGAATAGGCCGGTGGCACCTGCTCAATCGGTCCGGTGAAGCGCGCCAGCACCGCCTCGACCGCCGCGAGCGTCGGCCGCACCGCCGATTCGGCGATCACCTTCCCCTCCAGGTCCAGCGTATCGGTCTGCGTGCCGAAGCGGATGGTGAAATCGTACCGCTTCGACGCATCGAGCATCCGCCCGGCAAGCTTCGTCGCCTCGCCGATCGCGACCGGCAGCACGCCGCTTGCCAGCGGGTCGAGCGTACCGCCATGGCCGACCTTGTGCTTGCCATAGCCGCCCTCGCGCAGCGCCCGCTTGACCGCCGAAACGACCTGCGTTGATCCCGGCCCCAGCGGTTTGTCGATGATGATCCAGCCG
This window encodes:
- the rpsO gene encoding 30S ribosomal protein S15, with the translated sequence MSITAENRQALIKEHARAEGDTGSPEVQVAILTTRIQNLTEHFKTHAKDNHSRRGLLMLVNKRRSLLDYLKKKDAERYSALIAKLGLRK
- the truB gene encoding tRNA pseudouridine(55) synthase TruB — encoded protein: MHGWIIIDKPLGPGSTQVVSAVKRALREGGYGKHKVGHGGTLDPLASGVLPVAIGEATKLAGRMLDASKRYDFTIRFGTQTDTLDLEGKVIAESAVRPTLAAVEAVLARFTGPIEQVPPAYSALKIDGERAYDLARKGEEVVLATRKVTVFSLQILPGTGRGTSEAGEGGSPRNATAVDVASPLPPPTAPAVPLPVSGKELEEITLSAFVSKGTYIRSLARDIALALGTVGHVTMLRRTKAGPFTLQSAISLDKLAELGKGHALEETLLPLGAGLDDIPALSLDPDQAGRLRKGLRLIGFAADDGLGFATLDDVPVALVETEGGETRVVRGFNLE